The proteins below are encoded in one region of Salvia splendens isolate huo1 unplaced genomic scaffold, SspV2 ctg353, whole genome shotgun sequence:
- the LOC121789837 gene encoding molybdopterin synthase catalytic subunit-like produces MASEEEDMNLIEILEENVAIDTSRYMSYVQSPSCGAIATFGGTTRDTFEGKTVLELRYEAYVPMAVRYIKTICTSARSSWNLNSIAVAHRLGPVPVGETSVFIATSAVHRADALDACKFIIDEVKALVPIWKKEVYTNGEVWKENSEFLERRDELGNSSCQKKVVVDGPERKGCCGGKVKMPPEA; encoded by the coding sequence ATGGCCTCAGAGGAAGAAGACATGAATCTAATAGAGATATTGGAGGAGAATGTGGCTATTGACACGAGCAGATACATGAGCTATGTCCAGTCTCCGAGCTGTGGCGCCATAGCAACATTTGGTGGCACCACTCGCGACACCTTCGAGGGCAAGACTGTCTTGGAGCTGAGGTACGAAGCATACGTCCCCATGGCTGTACGATACATCAAGACGATATGCACTTCTGCAAGATCATCATGGAACCTGAATTCAATTGCAGTGGCCCATCGCTTAGGCCCCGTTCCTGTTGGTGAAACAAGTGTTTTCATAGCAACCTCAGCCGTTCATCGTGCAGATGCCTTGGATGCTTGCAAGTTCATCATCGATGAGGTTAAGGCATTGGTTCCTATATGGAAGAAGGAAGTTTATACCAATGGCGAGGTTTGGAAAGAGAACTCTGAGTTCCTCGAGAGGCGGGACGAGCTCGGGAATTCAAGTTGCCAGAAAAAAGTTGTAGTGGATGGACCAGAGAGAAAGGGTTGCTGCGGAGGAAAGGTGAAGATGCCGCCAGAGGCATGA
- the LOC121789836 gene encoding G2/mitotic-specific cyclin S13-7-like, whose amino-acid sequence MASRVVAAPEQPIVGGGKQKNPQPEARNRRVLRDIGNLVPAPVAEGKPQNQITRPITRRFGAQLLANGQVQDKNNCKKQQAENPNILVAKDGAAKANRAMNRKEGVAVAKPKNDAVIAKKSAKSLTAILTARSKAASGVTKKLKNLIDIDAVDADNELAAVEYVEDMYNFYKQTEEDGRVHDYIDSQPEVNSKMRGILVDWLIEVHKKFELVPESLYLTINIVDRFLAVKTVPRRELQLVGMSSMLIACKYEEIWAPEVSDFIAISDNAYVREQVLFMEKAILGKLEWYLTVPTPYVFLVRYIKASVPSDKEMENMVFFYAELCLMSYTRIIEHSPSKIAASAVYAARCALNRSPSWTETLEHYTGYSEGHLMECAKMLVSFHFGAAENKLKAVYRKYTNPERGAVALIPPASALIPVPF is encoded by the exons ATGGCTTCAAGAGTTGTCGCTGCCCCTGAGCAACCCATCG TTGGAGGAGGGAAGCAGAAGAATCCTCAGCCGGAAGCAAGGAATCGGAGGGTCTTGAGAGATATCGGAAACTTGGTTCCAGCACCGGTAGCTGAGGGAAAGCCGCAGAATCAGATCACTCGTCCTATAACAAGGAGATTTGGTGCTCAGCTATTGGCAAATGGTCAAGTTCAAGACAAGAACAACTGCAAG AAACAGCAGGCGGAAAACCCCAACATTCTAGTGGCAAAAGATGGTGCTGCAAAAGCTAATAGGGCCATGAATAGGAAGGAAGGCGTTGCTGTTGCTAAGCCAAAGAATGATGCAGTGATAGCCAAGAAATCAGCTAAAAGTCTCACTGCAATCCTCACTGCTCGAAGCAAA GCTGCTTCTGGAGTGACTAAGAAGCTGAAGAATCTGATAGACATCGATGCAGTTGATGCTGATAATGAATTGGCAGCAGTGGAGTATGTTGAGGATATGTACAATTTCTATAAGCAAACAGAG GAAGATGGCAGAGTTCATGATTACATTGACTCACAGCCAGAGGTTAACTCTAAAATGAGAGGCATTCTGGTTGATTGGTTGATTGAAGTTCACAAGAAGTTTGAACTGGTGCCGGAGAGCCTCTACCTCACCATCAACATAGTGGACCGTTTTCTTGCAGTGAAGACTGTCCCGAGAAGGGAGCTTCAGTTGGTGGGCATGAGCTCGATGCTGATTGCTTGCAAGTACGAGGAGATATGGGCACCGGAGGTGAGCGACTTTATAGCCATATCAGATAATGCTTATGTGAGGGAGCAAGTGCTTTTCATGGAGAAGGCTATTCTTGGGAAGCTGGAGTGGTACCTGACTGTTCCAACACCTTACGTGTTTCTGGTTCGATACATCAAAGCATCTGTCCCTTCTGATAAGGAG ATGGAGAACATGGTGTTCTTCTATGCTGAACTTTGCTTGATGAGCTACACAAGGATCATAGAGCATAGTCCTTCCAAGATTGCGGCTTCTGCTGTATATGCTGCACGATGTGCGCTTAACAGAAGCCCCTCGTGGACTGAGACACTCGAGCACTACACTGGCTACTCTGAGGGTCACTTGAT ggagtgcgcgaaGATGCTGGTCAGTTTCCACTTCGGAGCAGCAGAGAACAAGCTCAAGGCTGTGTATCGGAAATACACAAATCCAGAGAGAGGAGCTGTTGCACTCATTCCTCCTGCCAGTGCTCTCATTCCAGTTCCATTTTGA